In the Leptotrichia sp. oral taxon 847 genome, one interval contains:
- a CDS encoding tyrosine-type recombinase/integrase: MEILTINRAEHIKLPKENKHKEINIFNGYDIKKLWDNIKIDWVEYILIMIYTGMRIGEAVNLKKENVDLINGIISGGNKTEKGMNRKIPIRDDIYPIIQNLYENSPTDYLFYNKNWVFKKKNNENKPIRENYFREKFYKTLETLGMEKHQTHDCRKTLASFMRKYQLNEVQITDILGHESINTTIDYYIKKEDEQELKKSINRIDFLRM, translated from the coding sequence ATGGAAATACTAACTATAAATAGAGCGGAACATATAAAATTACCAAAAGAAAACAAACATAAAGAAATAAATATATTTAATGGTTATGATATTAAAAAACTGTGGGATAATATTAAAATCGATTGGGTAGAATACATTTTAATTATGATTTATACAGGAATGCGGATTGGGGAAGCTGTTAATTTAAAAAAAGAGAATGTTGACTTGATAAATGGAATCATATCTGGTGGAAATAAGACAGAAAAAGGAATGAATAGAAAAATACCGATTCGTGATGATATTTACCCAATCATACAAAATCTTTATGAAAATAGTCCTACAGATTATTTATTTTACAATAAGAATTGGGTATTTAAGAAAAAAAATAATGAAAATAAGCCAATTCGAGAAAATTATTTTCGTGAAAAATTTTATAAAACACTTGAAACATTAGGGATGGAAAAACATCAAACTCACGATTGCAGAAAAACATTGGCATCTTTTATGAGAAAATATCAATTAAATGAAGTTCAAATAACAGATATATTAGGACACGAAAGTATAAACACAACAATAGATTATTATATTAAAAAAGAAGATGAACAGGAATTAAAAAAATCAATTAACAGAATAGATTTTTTAAGGATGTAG